Proteins encoded within one genomic window of Camelina sativa cultivar DH55 chromosome 19, Cs, whole genome shotgun sequence:
- the LOC104764956 gene encoding serine/arginine-rich SC35-like splicing factor SCL33 isoform X1 produces the protein MGRSYSYSPSPPRSYGRSYRSPSPVGYYRGRSRDPPTSLLVRNLRHDCRQNDLRRPFGRLGRLKDVYIPRNYYTGEPRGFGFVQYYDPADAADAKYHLDGYVLLGREITVVFAEENRKKPSEMRERSRAEHLQDLLAIHVHLNTEEAIRVHQTTEEASRVHHMMIGAIQDRFPGGIGRDHTQGQAQGLGMNQEAEARVPDTEGDML, from the exons ATGGGGAGGAGCTATAGCTATAGTCCTTCACCACCAAGGAGTTATGGTAGAAGTTACAGAAGCCCAAGTCCAGTGGGCTATTACAGAGGAAGGAGTAGAGATCCCCCTACCAGTCTACTGGTTCGCAATCTCCGGCACGACTGTAG GCAAAATGATCTTCGCAGACCATTTGGGCGGCTTGGTCGTCTCAAGGATGTCTATATACCTCGTAATTATTACACTGG GGAGCCTCGTGGCTTCGGCTTTGTGCAGTACTATGATCCTGCTGATGCTGCAGATGCAAAGTATCATTTAGATGGCTATGTTCTCCTTGGACGTGAAATTACTGTTGTATTCGCAGAGGAGAACAGAAAGAAGCCCTCTGAAATGAGAGAACGATCAAG GGCAGAACATCTACAAGATCTCCTGGCTATTCACGTTCACCTAAACACAGAAGAAGCTATTCGCGTTCACCAAACTACAGAAGAAGCTTCACGCGTTCACCATATGATGATAGGCGCCATTCAAG ATCGGTTTCCCGGGGGGATAGGGAGGGATCATACTCAAGGTCAAGCTCAAGGTCTCGGTATGAATCAAGAAGCAGAAGCCCGAGTCCCGGATACTGAAGGTGACATGCTATGA
- the LOC104764957 gene encoding fatty acyl-CoA reductase 2-like gives MEALFLSSSSSFIAASNKLTRSHNPCDWSTLVRQKKRLGLTWCRVGGGGDGGKDSNAERPIRVSSLLKDRGQVLIREPSPPAMDAETLVLSPNGNGRTIEINGVKTLMPFSGAAMVGMKEGLGIISFLQGKKFLITGSTGFLAKVLIEKVLRMAPDVSKIYLLIKAKNKEAAIERLKNEVLDAELFNTLRETHGASYMSFMLTKLIPVTGNICDSNIGLQADSAEEIAKEVDVIINSAANTTFNERYDVALDINTRGPGNLMGFAKKCKKLKLFLQVSTAYVNGQRQGRIMEKPFSMGDCIATENFLEGNRKALDVDREMKLALEAARKGTQNQDEAQKLKDLGLERARSYGWQDTYVFTKAMGEMMINSTRGDVPVVIIRPSVIESTYKYPFPGWMEGNRMMDPIVLCYGKGQLTGFLVDPKGVLDVVPADMVVNATLAAIAKHGMATTDPEPDINVYQIASSAINPLVFEDLAELLYNHYKSSPCMDSKGDPIMVRLMKLFNSVDDFSDHLWRDAQERSGLMSGMSSADSKMMQKLKFICKKSVKQAKHLATIYEPYTFYGGRFDNSNTERLMEKTSEDEKREFGFDVGSINWKDYITNVHIPGLRRHVLKGRA, from the exons ATGGAGGCTCTCTTCTTgagttcttcttcctccttcattGCCGCATCAAACAAACTTACTAGATCGCACAACCCTTGTGACTGGTCTACATTGGTTAGGCAGAAGAAAAGGTTAGGCTTAACATGGTGTCGTgtaggtggtggtggtgacggTGGGAAAGACAGTAACGCAGAGAGGCCTATTCGGGTTTCTTCGCTTTTGAAAGACAGAGGTCAAGTACTGATTAGGGAACCGAGTCCGCCAGCTATGGATGCTGAGACATTAGTTCTGTCTCCAAACGGGAACGGGAGAACCATCGAGATCAATGGTGTAAAGACTTTGATGCCTTTTAGTGGCGCTGCTATGGTGGGGATGAAAGAAGGACTTGGCATAATCAGTTTCCTCCAAGGGAAGAAGTTTCTAATCACTGGTTCTACCGGTTTCTTAGCTAAAG TGCTTATTGAGAAAGTCTTGAGAATGGCTCCAGATGTCAGCAAGATATATCTCTTGATTAAAGCTAAAAACAAAGAAGCTGCGATAGAGCGGCTAAAGAACGAG GTGTTAGATGCAGAGCTTTTTAATACTCTAAGAGAGACTCACGGAGCATCGTACATGTCTTTCATGTTAACAAAACTCATCCCTGTGACGGGAAACATTTGCGATTCAAACATTGGGTTGCAGGCAGATTCAGCTGAGGAGATTGCGAAAGAAGTTGATGTGATTATCAACTCTGCTGCTAATACAACCTTCAATGAAAG ATACGATGTTGCTCTGGACATAAACACAAGAGGACCCGGTAACCTCATGGGATTCGCCAAGAAGTGCAAGAAACTCAAATTGTTCTTGCAAGTATCCACAG CTTATGTGAATGGACAAAGACAAGGAAGGATCATGGAGAAGCCATTCTCAATGGGAGACTGTATAGCAACTGAGAACTTCCTCGAAGGAAATAGAAAAGCATTAGATGTTGATAGAGAGATGAAGTTAGCTCTTGAAGCTGCTAGAAAAGGGACTCAAAATCAAGATGAGGCGCAGAAGCTGAAGGATCTCGGTCTAGAGAG GGCAAGATCATATGGATGGCAAGACACTTATGTTTTCACCAAAGCAATGGGTGAGATGATGATCAATAGTACTCGAGGAGACGTACCTGTGGTTATCATAAGGCCTAGTGTCATCGAAAGCACTTACAAAT ACCCTTTCCCTGGATGGATGGAAGGAAACAG GATGATGGATCCTATAGTTCTATGTTACGGGAAGGGACAACTCACGGGGTTTCTGGTTGATCCAAAAGGAGTTCTAGATGTGGTTCCTGCTGATATGGTTGTTAATGCGACATTAGCTGCCATAGCAAAGCACGGGATGGCAACGACGGATCCGGAACCTGACATAAACGTGTATCAGATCGCTTCTTCGGCCATAAATCCGCTGGTTTTCGAAGACTTAGCTGAGCTTCTTTATAACCACTACAAATCATCCCCGTGCATGGACTCCAAAGGTGATCCTATCATGGTGCGTTTGATGAAACTTTTCAATTCCGTTGATGATTTCTCGGATCATTTGTGGAGAGATGCTCAAGAACGGAGTGGGTTGATGAGTGGTATGAGCTCAGCGGATAGTAAGATGATGCAGAAGCTAAAGTTTATATGCAAGAAATCAGTTAAACAAGCCAAACACCTTGCCACTATTTATGAGCCATACACTTTTTATGGTGGAAG ATTTGATAACAGCAATACAGAGAGATTAATGGAGAAGACGTCAGAGGACGAGAAGAGAGAGTTTGGATTTGATGTTGGAAGCATTAACTGGAAAGACTACATTACAAACGTTCACATTCCCGGTTTAAGAAGACATGTCTTGAAAGGAAGAGCTTAA
- the LOC104767462 gene encoding dirigent protein 22-like yields the protein MAKTISKLVPFLLLVTLYLSTLGFIRSQTFSKILSPSSLGLNQEKLTHLHFYFHDMYGRNPTAVKVAEAAQTNTSKTYFGSVFVMDDPLTLLPDVNSKRIGYAQGMTVSASQNELGLLMIFHFVFTEGEYNGSTISILGRNLVFSDIREMPVVGGSGVFRFARGYAEGKTHSLDAKTGNAVLEYNVFVLHP from the coding sequence ATGGCCAAAACTATATCAAAATTAGTTCCATTCTTATTGCTTGTCACGTTATACTTATCGACACTAGGATTTATAAGAAGTCAAACCTTCTCAAAAATCTTATCACCATCTTCATTAGGCCTAAACCAAGAGAAGCTAACCCATCTTCACTTTTACTTCCATGACATGTACGGTCGCAACCCAACAGCAGTGAAAGTAGCCGAAGCCGCCCAAACAAACACATCTAAAACATATTTTGGCTCCGTGTTCGTAATGGACGATCCCTTAACACTTCTTCCCGATGTAAACTCGAAGAGAATAGGGTATGCGCAAGGCATGACCGTATCCGCATCTCAGAACGAATTAGGATTATTGATGATTTTCCATTTTGTGTTCACGGAAGGAGAATACAACGGAAGCACGATTAGCATTCTTGGACGCAACCTAGTGTTTTCGGATATCAGAGAAATGCCTGTGGTCGGAGGCAGCGGCGTGTTTCGATTCGCTAGAGGATATGCTGAAGGAAAGACTCATTCGTTAGATGCTAAGACAGGAAATGCTGTTCTTGAATACAATGTATTTGTCTTGCATCCATGA
- the LOC104764956 gene encoding serine/arginine-rich SC35-like splicing factor SCL33 isoform X2, translating to MGRSYSYSPSPPRSYGRSYRSPSPVGYYRGRSRDPPTSLLVRNLRHDCRQNDLRRPFGRLGRLKDVYIPRNYYTGEPRGFGFVQYYDPADAADAKYHLDGYVLLGREITVVFAEENRKKPSEMRERSRTSTRSPGYSRSPKHRRSYSRSPNYRRSFTRSPYDDRRHSRSVSRGDREGSYSRSSSRSRYESRSRSPSPGY from the exons ATGGGGAGGAGCTATAGCTATAGTCCTTCACCACCAAGGAGTTATGGTAGAAGTTACAGAAGCCCAAGTCCAGTGGGCTATTACAGAGGAAGGAGTAGAGATCCCCCTACCAGTCTACTGGTTCGCAATCTCCGGCACGACTGTAG GCAAAATGATCTTCGCAGACCATTTGGGCGGCTTGGTCGTCTCAAGGATGTCTATATACCTCGTAATTATTACACTGG GGAGCCTCGTGGCTTCGGCTTTGTGCAGTACTATGATCCTGCTGATGCTGCAGATGCAAAGTATCATTTAGATGGCTATGTTCTCCTTGGACGTGAAATTACTGTTGTATTCGCAGAGGAGAACAGAAAGAAGCCCTCTGAAATGAGAGAACGATCAAG AACATCTACAAGATCTCCTGGCTATTCACGTTCACCTAAACACAGAAGAAGCTATTCGCGTTCACCAAACTACAGAAGAAGCTTCACGCGTTCACCATATGATGATAGGCGCCATTCAAG ATCGGTTTCCCGGGGGGATAGGGAGGGATCATACTCAAGGTCAAGCTCAAGGTCTCGGTATGAATCAAGAAGCAGAAGCCCGAGTCCCGGATACTGA
- the LOC104764960 gene encoding uncharacterized protein LOC104764960, producing the protein MAKSLLMVMLVSIVMFYMVNPIFSQEIDPYSEEVPQDVAMSPTDFEFYVESPDEAPFEEVESPAMKYDTELIHHYSHKQLVFLQACVEKPSSKCSDMIFKNMIDETTSTPITDECCRHILKIGKDCHLGIVKLMFSTYEYKDIASKAIPRSKQTWNDCVHRVGSNIGAPVSLE; encoded by the coding sequence aTGGCAAAGTCTCTTCTCATGGTAATGCTTGTATCTATAGTAATGTTTTACATGGTAAATCCAATTTTTTCCCAGGAAATCGATCCATATTCAGAAGAGGTACCACAAGATGTGGCCATGTCTCCAACAGATTTTGAATTTTACGTTGAATCTCCCGATGAAGCTCCATTCGAAGAAGTTGAGTCACCCGCAATGAAATATGACACGGAGCTTATTCACCATTATTCGCACAAACAACTCGTTTTTCTTCAGGCTTGCGTGGAAAAGCCGAGCTCAAAATGCAGTGAtatgattttcaaaaacatgATAGATGAGACGACGTCAACGCCAATTACAGATGAATGTTGTCGTCATATATTGAAGATTGGCAAAGATTGCCATCTTGGAATTGTTAAGCTTATGTTCTCCACATATGAGTACAAAGATATTGCATCTAAGGCTATTCCAAGAAGCAAACAAACATGGAACGATTGTGTCCATAGAGTTGGGAGCAATATTGGTGCTCCAGTCTCTTTGGAGTAA